DNA sequence from the Pedobacter schmidteae genome:
GACGAGAATACATAGATGACGATAGTACCTATTGCATGGGCTGACAAAAATTAAAATTTAAATACCATGAAGAAAGAAACTAAAATAATTGCCGGTATATTGGCCGGGGCAGCTTTAGGCGCAGCGGTAGCCTTAATATTATCATCAGACAAAAGCGGAGAGATGAAAGATAAAATGTCAGACTGGTTTTGCGACCTCCTTGATGCCTCGAAAGAGAAATTGGCCGATGTAACTGATCAGGTAAAAGAAACCATAGCGAAAGTAAGAGCTTAAATGAAGATAGCTTTTCATGGGGCAGCACGTGCTGTTACAGGTAGCAAACACCTGATTACATTAAAAAACGGAACAGAAATTTTATTAGACTGCGGACTTTTTCAGGGAATGGGCGATATCACCGAACGCTTAAACGAATCGTTCGGCTTTAACCCCGCCAAAGTAAACTACATGATCCTGTCGCACGCACACATTGACCATTGCGGCCTATTGCCCCGTTTGGTAGCGGAGGGTTTTAGCGGGACCATTTTTTGCACCCCCGCCACCAAAGACCTGGCCGAAATACTTATGCTTGATTCGGCAAAAATACAGATGCAGGACGCCGAATATGCCAATAGAAAGATTAAGCAGGTGGAAGACCAGGAAATGCCGCTGTATACTGATAAAGATGTGCAGCAAACGCTCCGTCAGTTTAAAACCATCCCTTACGAACAGGATTATAAAATAGATGACCACATCAGCCTTCGCTTTACCGATGCCGGGCATATTGTGGGTAGCGCAGCAATCCATTTGCAACTGGCCGAA
Encoded proteins:
- a CDS encoding YtxH domain-containing protein; this encodes MKKETKIIAGILAGAALGAAVALILSSDKSGEMKDKMSDWFCDLLDASKEKLADVTDQVKETIAKVRA